The sequence below is a genomic window from Abyssisolibacter fermentans.
ATATAACTTTGTAAAGGATGCTACGCACCACCGCCTGGTGGCAAAGTCCTTGACAAAGCCATATATACCAAATAAATAGCAATTACGAGAAAGTTAGCATTAATGTATGATAGTATCATCACATACTATTTACAAAATTATACATGGTATAACTTAACAAATTCAATGCGACATTTAATATTGCAATTTATAGCTTATTTTTTCATTCTTCTATTACTTGACTTATAATTAAATTGTTTTCATTTAAAAACTCGTGATCTAAAAAGCTATTAGTAACTTTATTTAATACAAGACTGACACTCTAGGATAAATATCTTTTCTTATTTCCCTGCTTTAATCCCACTTTATTAGTTTCAAATAAGTGTTATTTAAAAATTTTTTTCCTCTATATACTTCCATTCCTTAGGGTAAAACTTTTGAATCCCCTAAAATTCTTAGTTTAATAAACCAATAAAATTAATGAATAAAGATTAACCATTGGAATTGTTTTAAAAGAGTTAGTATTAAAAATGTAGTAGATTTACATTTGAATATGGTAGGATACATATTAGGAAGAATGCATGGGTGAATCTTATTGATTAGGTGATTCTATTTAAAGGGCCGTTCATTAAGAGATTCTTCCATGTCGTTTGCCATTTTTAAATATTTAAATGCTGTTTCAAAATCTTGAAATATAGAATATAACTGGCTTACGCTTTTGTAAGCAAAAACATGATATATAGAATCTTGGCAAACTTCTAGTTTTTCAATACCAATAATCATTTGCTTTAAAGCTTCGTTATATTTTTCTAATTTCATTAGCGTAAGACCATGATATATTTTAGCAGACCACATAAAAAGATAATCGTGTTTATTAAACTTTACATTTACATTATTAAAATCTATATTTTTAAATAATGTCAGAGCTGTTTCATAATCCTCTAACAGATATAATGCTTTGGCTTTTTCCATAGTGTAAAATATATTAAAATCTTTTTTTGAAATACTATATTTTATATTGTTTAAATATTCAAGTGCTTTTTTAGGATTATTAATAAGGTTGTGGTATTCTGCATAATTTAAATAAATGATAGACAATGAAAATTTATTTTCGGTAAAAATTGCAAATTGTTCTGCTTTTTTTATATTATATAAAAATTCATCATAATTTTTTAAAATAAGATTTAGAGAAGCTGTTATTTGATATAGCAAGTCAGAGTTATAGTAAATATTTTTTTTATTAGAAAATGAAATAGCTTTCTTAAGAATTAAAAGAGCTTTATGAAAATCTCCTAATCCTGAATATACTAATGCTTTTATGTACATTAAATCTATTTCAAAAAAATAGTCTTTATTTATTGATAAGCTATATATATCAGTTGCCTGATCTATAATGTTTAAGCATGGTTTATAGTTAAAATCATTCATATATCTAGCCATCTTTTCTACATATGCCATTGCAGCATCTGAATATAGTTGGCTTTTTTTATATATACTAATAGCTTTGTCAAGTTGTGTTTCACTAGCATCATATAAATTTAAATATCCTAGACATTCTCCAAGCTTATACAGAATATCACCGTGCAATTTATTATTTTCACTAAAATTATATTTGGATAATAAACCATGTAATTCTTTCCTTGCCTTTTCGTATTGATAAGTATCAATTAATGTGTTAATTTCTTTTACCTTATTTTGAATTTCATGTAAAGGTAATTTATTTTTAGATAAAGAATCATCTTCTATAAAATAGGATACTGGCTTATTTAATTTTCTAGCTATAATTTTAAGATTTTTCATTGAAGGAGTTGCAAGGTTATTTTCAATTTGACTTAACATACTTTTAGTCATATCATTTCCGGCTAATTTAGATTGTGTAATTTTAAGCTCTTTTCTTAATTCTTTAATTTTTTCACCTATAGATTTAGACAATTGCAAAACCTCCTAAATTAACACGAATTATGGGTTACGATTCTATTATAGTATAAACATATTTAACTTACAAGGTGAAGGAATAGTAAAAAGTTAAATTATATTAAACAAACATTGACATATAAAATAAAATAGTATACTATAAATCTATAAAGTTAAATACAATTAAACTTACATTTAGCAGAATCTGAATTATGATAATATATAGAACAAAAATATAATAAGGAGGAAACATAGTGGTGAGTAAAACTTTTTTAGAGAAAACAAATAAATGCTTTGTAAATGAGTCAGAAATAGTTACGATAGGTGGTGTAGATCAATATATACTTGTACGTGGGAATGATAAAAACAATCCAATAATTCTTTTTTTACATGGAGGACCTGGGATTCCTTATAGCCCAAATATATCTGAATTTCAATCCAAGATAGAAAAAAATTTTATTGTTGCAAACTGGGACCAAAGAGGAGCAGGAAAATCATATAATGAAAACATTCCTAAAGATTCAATGAATTTAGAACAGTTAGCTTCAGATACTATTGAGGTAGTTAACTATCTTTTAAAAAAATTCAATAAAAATAAACTGTATTTAGTAGGGCAGTCATTTGCGAGTGTATTTGGATTGATAACTATTAATAATTATCCAGAAAAATTTTATGCTTATATTGGAATAGGACAGATAGTTAATTCTCAAGAAGGCGAAAAAATATCTTATGAGTTTTTACTTGATGAGGCAAAAAAACAAAATCATATTTTAGCGATTAAAGAATTAGAAAAAATAGGACATCCACCTTATAAAAATTGTTTAACCGATATATCAATACAGAGAAAATGGCTAAATGAATTTGGTTATGTTGAAAGAAATAGTGATATTTATGAAGATTTAATAAAAAACTGTACTGATAAAGAATTTAAAACAATTATGGATGGTAGTGAATTTAGCGTTAAATATTTATTTACTGATCTTATTGAAAAGAATATTAATTTTTTCAATAGTATAAAAGAAGTAAAAGCACCTGTATATTTTTGTATGGGTAGATATGATTATACAACGCCTTCAATAATTGTTGAAAAATACGCTAGACAATTAAAAGCACCTAAAAAAGAAAGCATCTGGTTTGAAAATTCAGCACATTTTCCAGAGTATGAAGAAACAGATAAATTTTACGAGATATTATTAAGAATTTTAGAAGAAACGTATAATTAAACAACTTCTTTTATATTATTTTCAATCTATTTTTTCCATTATATATTAGATTACAATAAGCTTAATTAATTAAAAATGTTAGTTATAGTAGCATTATAAAAAAATCATTATTAAAAATGTAATGTATCCTATAGAGTAGACGATATTTTAAAAAAGTCTACCATATAGGATTTTTTTATATAATTAAATAAATGAGTGTGATAGTATAACATTTTGCACGAAATTAAGATGTTTGATTTTATATTGCTTGAGGTATAATTTATGAAGAGCAAGGATAAGGTTTATGCACAGTAAAAAAATAGCTAATAATTTTGGATATGATGAGGGAGTAACAGCGAATGAATTAGAAAGCTTTTTAAATGTAAAATGAAGTTTGATAAGTCACTATTTAAATATATTATTTACTGAAGTAAGAATATCAAAAACAAAAACTAGACCTGTAAGGTATTGTTTATTAGGTCAAGAAATAACTGTTCAGAAATAAAAAGGTAAAGATAATGTTTTTAATTCCTTTATTGGTTCTAATGGTAGTCTAAGAATACAGGTAGAACAGTGTAAATCGGCTGTTGTTTACATTCATGATTGCCTGCCCGTTATTATAAACGGTAGTAGTGGTGTTGGGAAAAGAACTTATATACCAGTATGCAGTAAGTCAAAATGTGATAAAGGAGGATACACAATTTGTGGAGTTAAATTGTGCTGACTATGCAGACAATCCTGAACTTCTTTCATCTGTACATTTTGGACATGTTGAAGGTGCTTTTACAGGTGTAGTAAAGTATAAAAGGGGCTTATGGATGAAGCAGATGGAGGCTATGCTGGCATTTGTTATTATTGCAATTTTAAAAATTATTTAAAGACAACAGAATAAATGATGGAAAAGTCACATATATATAAAAAAGGAATTAATAAAAAATAAATCAAACTGATATTCTTAAAATGTGGAGATATCATCATGTATTGGTATTAGAAGCATAAAAAATAGAAACAGTATAAATTTAAATGAGTTATCAATAATTTATGATAATGAATATTTAAACTTTAATAAATATAAATATTATTTTTTATTATCTTAATGAGATGATTATGATGATAGTGTCTGAAACATGTGAAGTCGTAGGTAGTATGGATATGATCATAGAAATAGTATTAAAAATTGTTGAAAAGCTTAATTAAAAAATAGGTTCGATGACAGATTAAAATATTAATAGAAACCAATATAAAGATTAGATGGAAAAATTATCTGTCAATTAACTTAACAATCTAGTACGTAACAATATAATAATATTTGGAGGGAATTAATATGAAAAATTTAAGTGAAAAAATGCAGGAATTTGGTCTTAAAAAAGCAATTTCATATCTTAACTCTGATCCAGATCAAAATATACCAAAATTGCTAAATTGGTTAGAAAAATTTGATAAAGATGGTTATTATAAAACTGCATATAATAGTACAAGAAAGGCAATCTCTGAACATAATAATTGGTACAAGCTTATAAAAAGCTTATATACCGACATTGACGACGGTGTAAGGGAAAAAATATTTGAAAATTTTATAATAAATGCATCAATTTTAGGAGTTAAACGTCAGAATAAATCAAGAAAAGAATATGATTGCAATGTACCATGGGCTATTTTAATGGATCCAACATCTGCATGTAATCTTCATTGTACAGGGTGTTGGTCAGCAGAATATGGAGATAAACTCTCGATGGATTTTGATACTCTTGATAGTATAATTAAACAAGGTAAAGAGCTTGGCACATATATGTATATTTATTCTGGTGGCGAACCTCTTATACGAAAAAAAGATATAATAAAGCTTTGTGAAAAGCATAATGATTGTATATTCCTTGCTTTTACAAATGCGACATTAATTGACCAAAAGTTTGCAGATGAAATGCTTAGAGTCAAAAATTTTGTTCCTGCTATAAGTGTTGAGGGGTTTGAAGAAGAAACCGATATGCGTCGTGGAAAAGGTACATATAAGGCTGTTATCAAGGCCATGGAGATACTTAAAAAAAATAAGCTTCTATTTGGTTTCTCTACTTGTTATCATAGTAAGAATGCAGAAGTAATTGGGAGTGAAGAATATTTTGATAAAATGATTGCACAAGGTTGTAAATTTGGGTGGATATTTACATATATGCCTGTTGGATGTGATGCTGTGCATGAACTTATAGCAACTGCAGAGCAGCGTGAATATATGTATCATCAAGTTAGAGGATTCCGTAAAACAAAACCACTATTTACTCTTGATTTTTGGAACGATGGCGATTATATAGATGGATGTATTGCTGGTGGTCGTATATATTTGCATATTAATGCTAATGGTGATGTTGAGCCTTGTGCATTTATACATTATTCAAACTCAAACATCAAAGAATGTACTTTACTAGATGCATTAAGATCTCCTCTATTTATGCAGTACAAACAAAATCAGCCATTTAATGATAATCATCTTATTCCATGTCCGTTACTTGACAATCCGGGAATATTAGCCGATATGGTTGAAAAATCTAATGCACAATCAACAGAGATATTGAATCCTGAGAATGTTAGAGATTTAAGTGCAAAATGTCTTAATGCAGCTAATAAATGGGCACCAGTAGCAACTAAATTATGGGAATGTTCACAGGGCTGCTACCAAAATAATGACTAAAAAAATCATCAAAATGAAGTAAAGCACCTCTTTTTTAAGATGTTAGTTATAGATAAAAAAATATTAAGATTGATTAATCAATGGTGTTTCAAAAATTTTTTCAACAGCAAAGAAACCATGCAATTACTACGTAATTACTTCTGTTGTTATAAAAGTCAAATATAATAAACAGCTAATGCTAAAGAGAAATTGATAGAGTTGAGTGTACCTTATATTCTTTTTGCTATTAAATAATTTTAAAAAAAATTGTTATGTAAACAGAAAGTTCAGGGCTAACTAATGAAAAAAACTGATATATATAATGTAAAATATGAAGTCGGATGGATATAACTCTTATAAATGCTGATGATTTTATCATTAAAAATTGTATTTATAAGGTATAATAGATAAATATGTTGACTATTGACAAAATCTTAGTCAGTCATTATAATAATAATAAATATTAAACTTTAATAAATATAATTTTTTTTGATAAGGTGGTGCTGTTGACGAGAATAATAAAAACACCTCAAGAAAGGAAAGCAGAAATTATTACAACTGCTAGAGAGCTATTTGCTGAAAATGGAATTGAAAAAACAAAAGTAAGTATGATTGTTAAAAAAATAGGTGTAGCACAGGGATTATTTTATTACTACTTCAAGTCAAAGGATTATGTTATAAATGCAGTTATAGACCAAGTCTTTACTGAGATGGAATGTAAAATGGATGCAATTGTAAACAATAAAAAAAGAAATTTTTATCAAAAACTTACTGATTACGTTGATTTGTATTTTGAATCTATTGGGCAAGTTGGACCACAGATAATACAAGAAATAGACTTGCTGTCAAATGCTAAGATATATAGGCATATTGAAGATGATATAAGGGAATTAAATAAGCGGGTTGTAAAGCAACTTATGGAGATAGGCACCAAAGAAGGAATAATAAACCTTCAATATCCAAATGAAATGTTCTTGATGATATTGTCTGGAATATGTGAAGTGGCTTATAGAATGACTGTAAGCAGAGAAATGATATTAAAACTTGTCGAGCAAGGTCTTAATTTAAAGATAGGTTCGCTGACAGGTTAAGATATAAAAAAATTTAATTAAAAAATTAGACATAAAGTTTTTTTTTACCAACTAACTGACTTTTATTCACGAAATAGTCAGTGACAAAATTATAATATTTGGAGGGAATTAATATGAAAAATCTAAGCGAAAAAGTGCAAGAATTTGGTCTTAAAAAAGCAATTTCATATCTTGACTCTGATCCAGACAAGAATATACCTAAATTACTTAATTGGTTGGAAAAATTCGACAAAGACGGATATTATGAATCTGCATATAATAGTACAAGAATGGCTATTGAGCAGCAAAATAATTGGTACAAGCTTATAAAAAGCCTTTATATCGACATTGATGACGGGGTAAGAAAAAAAATCTTTGAAAATTTTATAATAAATGCATCAATATTAGGAGTTAAACGTCAGAATAAATCAAGAAAAGAACATGGCTGCAATGTACCATGGGCTATTTTGATGGATCCAACATCTGCATGTAATCTTCATTGTACAGGATGTTGGGCAGCAGAATACGGAAATAAGCTTTCAATGGATTTTGATACGCTTGATAGTATAATTAAGCAGGGCAAAGAGCTTGGTACATATATGTATATTTACTCTGGCGGTGAGCCTCTTGTACGAAAAAAAGATATAATAGAGCTTTGCGAAAAACATAATGATTGTATATTCCTTGCCTTTACAAATGCAACATTGATTGATGAAAAATTTGCAGACGAAATGCTTAGAGTCAAAAACTTTATTCCTGCTATGAGTGTAGAGGGTTTTGAAGAAGAAACTGATATGAGACGTGGACAAGGTACATATAAGGCTGTTATCAAAGCAATGGATACACTTAGAGAAAAGAAACTTCCATTTGGATTCTCTACTTGCTATCATAGTAAGAATGCAGAAGTAATTGGGAGTGAAGAATACTTTGATAAAATGATCGAGAAAGGTTGTAAATTTGGTTGGATATTCACATATATGCCCGTTGGTTGTGATGCTGTACCTGAACTTTTAGCAACAGCAGAGCAGCGTGAATTTATGTATTATCAAGTTAGAAATTTCCGAAAAACAAAATCATTGTTTACTCTTGATTTTTGGAATGATGGCGAATATGTGGAAGGATGCATTGCTGGAGGTCGTAGATATTTACATATAAATGCAAATGGTGACGTAGAGCCTTGTGCATTTATACATTATTCAAATATAAATATCA
It includes:
- a CDS encoding helix-turn-helix domain-containing protein encodes the protein MSKSIGEKIKELRKELKITQSKLAGNDMTKSMLSQIENNLATPSMKNLKIIARKLNKPVSYFIEDDSLSKNKLPLHEIQNKVKEINTLIDTYQYEKARKELHGLLSKYNFSENNKLHGDILYKLGECLGYLNLYDASETQLDKAISIYKKSQLYSDAAMAYVEKMARYMNDFNYKPCLNIIDQATDIYSLSINKDYFFEIDLMYIKALVYSGLGDFHKALLILKKAISFSNKKNIYYNSDLLYQITASLNLILKNYDEFLYNIKKAEQFAIFTENKFSLSIIYLNYAEYHNLINNPKKALEYLNNIKYSISKKDFNIFYTMEKAKALYLLEDYETALTLFKNIDFNNVNVKFNKHDYLFMWSAKIYHGLTLMKLEKYNEALKQMIIGIEKLEVCQDSIYHVFAYKSVSQLYSIFQDFETAFKYLKMANDMEESLNERPFK
- a CDS encoding alpha/beta fold hydrolase → MSKTFLEKTNKCFVNESEIVTIGGVDQYILVRGNDKNNPIILFLHGGPGIPYSPNISEFQSKIEKNFIVANWDQRGAGKSYNENIPKDSMNLEQLASDTIEVVNYLLKKFNKNKLYLVGQSFASVFGLITINNYPEKFYAYIGIGQIVNSQEGEKISYEFLLDEAKKQNHILAIKELEKIGHPPYKNCLTDISIQRKWLNEFGYVERNSDIYEDLIKNCTDKEFKTIMDGSEFSVKYLFTDLIEKNINFFNSIKEVKAPVYFCMGRYDYTTPSIIVEKYARQLKAPKKESIWFENSAHFPEYEETDKFYEILLRILEETYN
- a CDS encoding sigma 54-interacting transcriptional regulator, which gives rise to MGKELIYQYAVSQNVIKEDTQFVELNCADYADNPELLSSVHFGHVEGAFTGVVKYKRGLWMKQMEAMLAFVIIAILKII
- a CDS encoding radical SAM protein, coding for MKNLSEKMQEFGLKKAISYLNSDPDQNIPKLLNWLEKFDKDGYYKTAYNSTRKAISEHNNWYKLIKSLYTDIDDGVREKIFENFIINASILGVKRQNKSRKEYDCNVPWAILMDPTSACNLHCTGCWSAEYGDKLSMDFDTLDSIIKQGKELGTYMYIYSGGEPLIRKKDIIKLCEKHNDCIFLAFTNATLIDQKFADEMLRVKNFVPAISVEGFEEETDMRRGKGTYKAVIKAMEILKKNKLLFGFSTCYHSKNAEVIGSEEYFDKMIAQGCKFGWIFTYMPVGCDAVHELIATAEQREYMYHQVRGFRKTKPLFTLDFWNDGDYIDGCIAGGRIYLHINANGDVEPCAFIHYSNSNIKECTLLDALRSPLFMQYKQNQPFNDNHLIPCPLLDNPGILADMVEKSNAQSTEILNPENVRDLSAKCLNAANKWAPVATKLWECSQGCYQNND
- a CDS encoding TetR/AcrR family transcriptional regulator gives rise to the protein MTRIIKTPQERKAEIITTARELFAENGIEKTKVSMIVKKIGVAQGLFYYYFKSKDYVINAVIDQVFTEMECKMDAIVNNKKRNFYQKLTDYVDLYFESIGQVGPQIIQEIDLLSNAKIYRHIEDDIRELNKRVVKQLMEIGTKEGIINLQYPNEMFLMILSGICEVAYRMTVSREMILKLVEQGLNLKIGSLTG
- a CDS encoding radical SAM protein, with translation MKNLSEKVQEFGLKKAISYLDSDPDKNIPKLLNWLEKFDKDGYYESAYNSTRMAIEQQNNWYKLIKSLYIDIDDGVRKKIFENFIINASILGVKRQNKSRKEHGCNVPWAILMDPTSACNLHCTGCWAAEYGNKLSMDFDTLDSIIKQGKELGTYMYIYSGGEPLVRKKDIIELCEKHNDCIFLAFTNATLIDEKFADEMLRVKNFIPAMSVEGFEEETDMRRGQGTYKAVIKAMDTLREKKLPFGFSTCYHSKNAEVIGSEEYFDKMIEKGCKFGWIFTYMPVGCDAVPELLATAEQREFMYYQVRNFRKTKSLFTLDFWNDGEYVEGCIAGGRRYLHINANGDVEPCAFIHYSNINIKENTLLEALKSPLFMQYKQNQPFNNNHLSPCPLLDNPGRLADMVEKSNAHSTDIINPEDVRDLSAKCLDAAKNWEPVSDKLWECSHGCCQCNK